Below is a genomic region from Demequina sp. NBRC 110054.
AGGCGGATGATCGACAGCACGGCGAAGATGCCCATGCCGAAGCCGAGCGTCAGGTCGGCCGTCGCCATGGCGTAGGTGACGCCCATCACGCCGACGTTGATCGCGAGGAAGGACACGATGAGGTCCTTGCGGCGGTGACGCGGGAAGTAGAGCCCGAACACGAGCAGGGCGACCGCGACCAGGTCGGCCGCGATGTAGATGAAGACTGACATGGCGTGGCTCCTCACGAGGCGAATACGGTTCCTGAAGGCTGTTCACCTTTCGTTCATCTAGTACACCGAACGAACCTGGGAACGGGCTCAGAACCAGGACAGAAGGGTGCGGGAGCCTCCCACGTGCACGCATGTATAAGGCCAAGCCGCCCGTTTCCGCACGATTCGCCGGGAACCTCCCGGCCAGTCTGAGCGTTCTGAACACTTCCTCTTGGCGAACCTGGAGGCGACTTTGCGAGACTGGGGTCATGTCACAGCGCCGAATCCTGGTTGTCGACGACGAGGACAACCTCCGCACCATGCTCGTTGCCGCCCTCAAGTACGAGGGTTACGACGTCTCGTTCGCACCTGATGGGCAGACCGCCCTCAAGATGGTGCGCGAGTCCGCCCCCGATCTGATCGTCCTCGACGTGATGATGCCCGACCTCGACGGCTTCGCCGTGTGCAAGCGCCTGCGCGATGCCGGCAACCGCACGCCGGTCGTGTTCCTCACGGCGCGCGACTCGTCGTCCGACAAGGTTCAGGGGCTCCAGATCGGAGGCGACGACTATCTCTCGAAGCCGTTCGCGCTCGAGGAGCTCGTCGCGCGCGTCGAGGCCGTGCTGCGACGCGTCGACTCGTCGCCCGACTCGGCCGAGACCTGGACTCTCGCGGATCTCGTCATGGACGACGTCGCCCACCGCGTGACCCGCGCCGGTGAGGAGGTGCACCTGTCCCCCACCGAGTACAACCTCGTGAAGTTCCTGCTCCAGAACACCGGCCGCGTGCTCTCGCGCGGCCAGCTGCTGCAGAACGTGTGGGGCTACGCACCCGATGACGACCCGTCGGTCGTCGAGACCTACGTGGGCTACATCCGCCGCAAGGTGGACGCCTACGAGCCCAAGCTCATCCACACCGTCCGCGGCGTGGGCTACACGATGCGAGTGCAGCAGGCGTGACGAACGTACGGGCGGGGATGTCCCTGCGGGCACGCCTGCTCATCGGGTTGGCGATCGTCGCCGCGATCGCCATCGGCGTCGCCGTGACCGTCACCGTCACGACCCACAGCTATCTGGTGCAGCAGCTCGAGGAGCGGCTCGAGTCGTATTCGGACCCGATCGACTCCTTCCTCGGTCGCCGCGGCGGCGGCTCGCAGGACCTCGCGCCCGTGAGCCCTCCCGACGCCCTCACCGAGGACGAGGAGGAGATGGGTGAGCGCCCCTCGGACGCCTACACCGGCCTTCTCGATCAGGACGGCAACTGGGCCTTCCTCCTCGAGTCGAACACCGGCGACGGCGATTCAGTCCCGGACATCGACTCGATCGACACCTCGAAGCTGTCGACGACGGACGACGTCTACTTCACGGTGGGGGCGCAGGAAGGGGCGGACAGCGAGTATCTGGTCCTGGTCCGCTACTCGGACACTTTCGACGCGTGGTCCTTCACGGCGGTGTCGCTGGACAGCGTGCACGACGCGACGACCCAGCTCATCGTGATCGAGACCCTCGGCATCATCGCGCTGCTCGCAGGCCTGAGCCTCGTCGCGCTGTGGGTGATCCGGCTCGGCATCACGCCGATGCGACAGATGGTCGACGCGTCGAAGCAGATCGCGGAGGGAGACATGTCGGTGCGCCTCGAGGGCGCCTCCGCCGGCTCCGAGAGCCACGACCTCGCGATCGCGCTGAACTCGATGATCGGCCGCCTGACCGCCTCCCTTACTGAGCGCGAGCGCTCCGAGAAGAAGCTCAGGGAGTTCGTCGCCGACGCCTCGCACGAGCTGCGCACCCCGCTCACGACCGTGCTCGGCTACGCCCAGCTCTACCGCAAGGGGGCGCTCGCCGAGAAGTCCGACGTGGACGACGCGTGGAACCGCACCGAGGCCGAGGCCAGCCGCATGAAGCGTCTGGTCGAGGAGATGCTCGAGCTCGCGAAGTTCGACGCCCTCCCCGAGCTGCAGCGCGTGGACATCGACATCACGGCGCTCGCCGCCGAGATCGTCGGCGACTCCGCCGCGGCGCACGCCGAGACCGAGTTCGCGCTCGACGCGGACGGGCCCGCCGTCGCCGCGATCGACCCCGACAAGGTGCGCCAGGCGGTGTTGAACCTCGTCCGCAACGCCGCGATCCACGGCGGCGATCACGTCAACGTCCGCGTGACCGCTACCGACGGCGCTGTGCGCATCGCGGTCGAGGACGACGGACCCGGCATGACGCCCGAGATCGCCGCCCGAGCGACCGAACGCTTCGTGCGCGGCGACTCGTCGCGCTCGCGCGCCAAGGGCGGGGGCTCGGGGCTGGGGCTCGCCATCACCGCGGCGATCGTCGACGCCCATGGAGGCACGCTGTCGGTCGCGAGCACCGTCGGTCACGGCACCACGGTGACGCTCACGATCCCGCGCGCGCCGCTCACCACGGGCGCGGTGCCCGTGCTGACGCAGGACTGATCGGACCCGGCCCGGGCGGGCCACCGCCCGGGCCACCCCCGCATCGTCCTGGCCCGCATGACCCCCGAGCCTCGCTCTGTCAGTCGTCCTGA
It encodes:
- a CDS encoding response regulator transcription factor, translated to MSQRRILVVDDEDNLRTMLVAALKYEGYDVSFAPDGQTALKMVRESAPDLIVLDVMMPDLDGFAVCKRLRDAGNRTPVVFLTARDSSSDKVQGLQIGGDDYLSKPFALEELVARVEAVLRRVDSSPDSAETWTLADLVMDDVAHRVTRAGEEVHLSPTEYNLVKFLLQNTGRVLSRGQLLQNVWGYAPDDDPSVVETYVGYIRRKVDAYEPKLIHTVRGVGYTMRVQQA
- a CDS encoding cell wall metabolism sensor histidine kinase WalK, giving the protein MSLRARLLIGLAIVAAIAIGVAVTVTVTTHSYLVQQLEERLESYSDPIDSFLGRRGGGSQDLAPVSPPDALTEDEEEMGERPSDAYTGLLDQDGNWAFLLESNTGDGDSVPDIDSIDTSKLSTTDDVYFTVGAQEGADSEYLVLVRYSDTFDAWSFTAVSLDSVHDATTQLIVIETLGIIALLAGLSLVALWVIRLGITPMRQMVDASKQIAEGDMSVRLEGASAGSESHDLAIALNSMIGRLTASLTERERSEKKLREFVADASHELRTPLTTVLGYAQLYRKGALAEKSDVDDAWNRTEAEASRMKRLVEEMLELAKFDALPELQRVDIDITALAAEIVGDSAAAHAETEFALDADGPAVAAIDPDKVRQAVLNLVRNAAIHGGDHVNVRVTATDGAVRIAVEDDGPGMTPEIAARATERFVRGDSSRSRAKGGGSGLGLAITAAIVDAHGGTLSVASTVGHGTTVTLTIPRAPLTTGAVPVLTQD